Proteins co-encoded in one Venenivibrio stagnispumantis genomic window:
- a CDS encoding S-methyl-5'-thioinosine phosphorylase, with translation MKIGIIGGSGLYQIDGFKILEEKELNTPFGEPSDKYIITEYKDKTVIFLPRHGKGHKFPPHLINYRANIWGFRKLGVKYILSISAVGGINPKMKGGDFVIANQFIDFTKSRVSTFYEGIFSKEDDTDLNDKVKEYLNNKRVVHIDVSEPFCPVMKESLKNALSSLNLPFHQNGCYVATEGPRLESSAEIKALSILEADIVGMTLIPELVLARELAIHFASVHIVTNFAAGISENRLTSDEVIEMMKQRNEDIKNILKQFLDNIPSNFNCSCEEVLERAAI, from the coding sequence ATGAAAATAGGAATAATAGGCGGAAGTGGATTATATCAGATAGATGGATTTAAAATTCTGGAAGAAAAAGAGTTAAATACTCCATTCGGTGAGCCTTCTGATAAATATATAATTACAGAATATAAAGATAAAACGGTTATATTCTTACCAAGGCATGGCAAAGGCCATAAATTTCCACCACATCTTATAAATTACAGAGCTAATATATGGGGATTTAGAAAACTTGGAGTTAAATATATCCTTTCTATTTCGGCTGTTGGTGGTATAAATCCTAAGATGAAAGGTGGAGATTTTGTTATAGCTAATCAATTTATAGATTTTACTAAATCAAGGGTGTCTACTTTTTATGAAGGAATTTTTTCAAAAGAAGATGATACAGATTTAAATGATAAAGTTAAAGAATATTTGAATAATAAAAGAGTAGTTCATATTGATGTATCGGAGCCATTTTGTCCTGTAATGAAAGAAAGTTTAAAAAATGCCCTTTCCAGTTTAAATCTGCCTTTTCATCAAAATGGTTGTTATGTAGCCACAGAAGGCCCAAGACTTGAAAGCAGTGCAGAGATAAAAGCTTTATCTATATTAGAAGCAGATATTGTAGGAATGACTCTTATTCCGGAGCTTGTTCTTGCAAGGGAATTGGCTATTCATTTTGCTTCAGTGCATATCGTTACAAATTTTGCAGCCGGAATATCAGAAAATAGATTAACTTCTGACGAAGTTATAGAAATGATGAAACAAAGAAATGAAGATATAAAAAATATTTTAAAACAGTTTTTAGATAATATACCTTCTAATTTTAACTGCTCTTGTGAAGAAGTATTAGAAAGAGCTGCTATTTAG
- a CDS encoding alkaline phosphatase PhoX, producing the protein MKKNIFIFTGLISIILSSSFAKDNKSIKEIYFENLDLPKTDEEIKMVKISPKFTIKYNDGSTKEYPLSYEVIAKTGDKIGNGEFGMFYDINLQPILADDGSKTYSNMPDANSLIKINNINYLITHFEEPPGLLYKTELDNNGKAIKTEPIDFKDVGGTIINCAGSLTPWNTHLGGEEDYDLNPRYADKNSPYYTD; encoded by the coding sequence ATGAAAAAGAATATTTTTATTTTTACCGGATTAATCTCTATAATTTTAAGTTCTTCCTTTGCTAAGGATAATAAAAGTATAAAGGAAATCTATTTTGAAAATCTGGATTTACCTAAAACAGATGAAGAAATAAAGATGGTTAAAATATCTCCTAAATTTACAATAAAATATAACGACGGTTCTACTAAAGAATATCCACTATCATATGAGGTAATAGCAAAAACAGGAGATAAAATAGGAAACGGAGAATTTGGTATGTTTTATGATATTAACCTACAACCTATTTTAGCAGATGATGGCTCTAAAACATATTCAAATATGCCTGATGCTAACTCTCTGATAAAGATAAATAATATAAATTATTTAATCACTCATTTTGAAGAACCTCCGGGATTATTATATAAAACGGAGCTTGATAACAACGGAAAAGCAATTAAAACAGAACCTATTGATTTTAAAGATGTAGGTGGGACAATTATTAATTGTGCCGGCTCTTTAACTCCTTGGAATACACATCTTGGTGGTGAAGAAGATTATGATTTAAATCCAAGATATGCAGATAAAAACTCACCTTATTATACCGATTG
- a CDS encoding ferritin-like domain-containing protein — protein sequence MKDIEREKIIQLFNYNIALEHSAIIQYLFHAYTIKEAETENQLEEIAREEMRHLRMFAHKVVEYGGEPAITDRAAVFLRAPTIEELIQFDIDAELMAIKEYSLQLKDISDESAKRILQRVIDDETAHSEIFKKMKENAKLLQKESSSQIDENRAKIVEILNNLLQKQYQKILEELFQSFILRHKNPYLSDEIEQKAIDKMKHFGWIAEEISESGFEPDVSLPTSINKYQNEKDIVISNKEADEKSSKEFYEVANNINEPDLKWILERISKREIHYTDLERFLNNKEITAKEVKAIISALTVGNLYNKRS from the coding sequence ATGAAGGATATAGAAAGGGAAAAGATTATACAACTTTTTAATTATAATATAGCTCTTGAACATTCAGCAATTATTCAGTATTTGTTTCATGCTTATACTATTAAAGAGGCAGAAACAGAAAATCAACTTGAAGAGATAGCAAGAGAAGAAATGAGACATCTTCGGATGTTTGCCCATAAGGTTGTTGAATATGGTGGAGAGCCGGCAATAACAGATAGGGCTGCTGTATTTTTAAGAGCTCCAACCATAGAAGAGCTTATTCAATTTGATATAGATGCAGAGCTTATGGCTATCAAGGAATATTCTTTACAACTTAAAGATATATCAGATGAATCTGCAAAAAGAATTTTACAAAGGGTAATAGATGATGAAACAGCACATTCAGAGATTTTTAAAAAAATGAAAGAAAATGCAAAATTATTACAAAAAGAAAGCTCTTCCCAAATAGATGAAAATAGGGCAAAAATTGTTGAGATATTAAACAATCTTTTACAAAAACAGTATCAGAAGATATTAGAAGAGTTATTCCAATCATTTATATTAAGACATAAAAATCCATATCTTAGTGATGAAATAGAACAAAAAGCTATTGATAAAATGAAACATTTTGGATGGATTGCAGAAGAGATATCTGAATCCGGATTTGAACCGGATGTTTCATTACCAACAAGTATAAATAAATATCAAAATGAAAAAGATATTGTTATTTCTAATAAAGAAGCAGATGAAAAATCTTCAAAAGAATTTTATGAAGTTGCCAATAATATAAATGAGCCGGATTTAAAATGGATTTTAGAAAGAATATCAAAAAGAGAAATACATTATACAGATTTAGAAAGATTTTTAAATAATAAAGAGATAACAGCAAAAGAAGTAAAAGCTATAATCTCAGCCCTTACGGTTGGAAATTTATATAATAAAAGGAGCTAA